A genomic region of Papaver somniferum cultivar HN1 chromosome 7, ASM357369v1, whole genome shotgun sequence contains the following coding sequences:
- the LOC113299068 gene encoding RAB6A-GEF complex partner protein 1-like isoform X2 — protein MYMAYGWPQVIPLEPGLCPVSQKIVYIKLINRLLLVVAPSHLELWSCSQHKIRLGKYKRDSESVQLEGEYVEAVWSPDTKLIALVTSSFFLHIFKVQFTEKRLQVGGKQPSGLFLANINLVLNEQVPFADKNLAMSNIVCDNKHLLVGLSDGSLQLISWKGEFSGIFELDYRPRDSDDIIQPSQFLENGRSSEGVKRDIAATQVFSNRSAITQLDFSLLLRLLVVLYSDGQLALCSVSKKGLKQIESIKTERWLDSGDAVCVSVASDQQILAVGSKRGLVELYDLAESASLLRTVSLYDWGYSMEDTGSVSCIEWAPDNSAFAVGWKLRGLTVWSLSGCRLMCTIRQIGLSSASSPMVKPNQDFKYEPLMSGTSVMQWDEYGYRLYAIEEGSMERILSFSFGKCCLNRGVSGTTHIRQVIYSEDRLLVVQSEDTDELKILHLSLPVSYISQNWPVLHVAASKDGMYLAVAGQHGLILYDIRYKKWRVFGDITQEQKIQSKGLLWLGKIVVICNYVSSSNMYELLFYPRYHLDQSSLLCRKTLLGKPIVMDVFEDYILVTYRPFDVHIFYVKIMGELSPSNTPILQLSTVRELSIMTAKNHPAAMRFIPEQHSSEHSSKQNFSSLSDSLVRQPSRCLILRTNGELSLLDLDEGRERELTDSVELFWVTCGQSEEKANLIEEVSWLDYGHRGMQVWYPSPGVDPFKQEDFLQLDPELEFDREVYPLGLLPNAGVVVGVSQRMSFSACTEFPCFEPTPQAQTILHCLLRHLLQRKKSEEALRLARLSAEKPHFSHCLEWLLFTVFDAEISRQSSSKNQAIPKSTTAFSLLEKTCDLIRNFPEYHDVVVSVARKTDGRHWADLFAAAGRSTELFEECFQRRWYRTAACYILVIAKLEGPAVSQYCALRLLQATLDESLYELAGELVRFLLRSGREYENQNMDSDKLSPRFLGYFLFRSSYKRQSFDSKSTSVKEQSAHVASVKSILENHASYLMSGKELSKLVAFVKGTQFDLVEYLQRERSGSVRLENFASGLELIGEKLQMGTLQSRLDAEFLLAHMCSVKFKEWIVVLATLLRRSEVLFDLFRHDMRLWKAYSITLQSQPAFAEYYDLLRVLEEQLSSIPNLEDM, from the exons ATGTATATGGCATACGGATGGCCTCAAGTCATCCCTCTTGAACCTGGACTATGTCCTGTTTCACAGAAGATCGTTTACATCAAACTTATCAATCGTCTCTTACTTGTTGTTGCTCCTTCTCATTTAGAGCTCTGGAGCTGTTCCCAG CATAAGATCAGACTAGGAAAGTACAAGAGAGATTCGGAATCAGTACAACTTGAAGGAGAGTATGTAGAGGCTGTTTGGAGTCCGGATACCAAATTGATTGCACTAGTG ACGTCTTCATTCTTCCTCCATATTTTTAAGGTTCAGTTTACTGAAAAGAGACTACAGGTTGGGGGGAAGCAACCTTCTGGGCTGTTTCTTGCAAATATTAATCTGGTTCTTAATGAGCAAGTTCCCTTTGCAGATAAGAATTTAGCAAT GAGCAATATTGTGTGTGACAACAAACATCTTCTTGTTGGACTTTCAGATGGATCCTTACAACTTATATCCTGGAAAGGGGAG TTCTCTGGGATCTTTGAACTTGATTATCGCCcacgtgatagtgatgatatcATTCAACCGTCCCAATTTTTAGAGAATGGGCGATCTTCAGAAGGGGTTAAAAGAGACATAGCAGCTACCCAGGTTTTCAGCAACCGTTCTGCTATTACGCAGCTGGATTTCTCTTTGCTACTGAggcttctagttgtattatattcTGATGGACAACTTGCACTATGTTCAGTTAGTAAGAAAGGTTTGAAGCAAATTGAGTCTATTAAAACTGAAAGATGGTTGGATTCAGGAGATGCTGTGTGTGTTTCAGTAGCCTCAGACCAACAAATCCTTGCAGTTGGCAGCAAAAGAGGGCTTGTTGAGTTATATGACTTGGCAGAGTCTGCTTCTCTGCTTCGAACTGTGTCTTTGTATGACTGGGG GTATTCCATGGAAGACACTGGTTCAGTCAGTTGTATAGAATGGGCACCTGATAATTCTGCTTTTGCAGTTGGCTGGAAGTTGAGAGGACTTACAGTTTGGTCCCTTTCTGGTTGCCGTTTGATGTGTACAATTCGACAAATTGGTTTATCCTCTGCCTCTTCGCCAATGGTGAAACCAAACCAagattttaaatatgaacctCTTATGAGTGGGACCTCAGTTATGCAGTGGGATGAATACGGTTACAGGCTTTATGCTATTGAGGAAGGGTCTATGGAGAGgattctttccttttcttttggaaaatGTTGTCTCAATAGAGGGGTTTCGGGCACAACACATATTCGTCAAGTGATTTACAGCGAAGACAGGTTGCTTGTTGTGCAGTCTGAAGATACTGATGAACTCAAGATACTCCATCTTAGCCTTCCT GTATCTTATATCTCTCAAAATTGGCCGGTTCTACATGTGGCTGCTAGCAAGGATGGAATGTACTTAGCAGTTGCTGGTCAACATGGGCTTATACTATATGATATACGCTACAAAAAATGGCGTGTGTTTGGAGATATTACCCAAGAGCAAAAGATCCAGAGTAAAGGCTTGTTGTGGTTGGGTAAAATTGTTGTTATCTGCAACTATGTCAGCTCCTCTAACAT GTATGAGTTGTTGTTTTATCCAAGATATCATCTTGATCAGAGTTCTCTACTTTGTCGGAAAACATTGCTCGGCAAGCCAATTGTTATGGACGTGTTTGAAGATTACATACTCGTTACATATCGGCCATTTGATGTTCATATATTTTACGTGAAAATCATGGGGGAACTTTCACCATCTAATACTCCAATTTTACAG CTTTCTACAGTACGAGAGCTATCGATCATGACTGCAAAGAACCATCCTGCAGCTATGCGTTTCATTCCTGAGCAGCATTCAAgtgaacattcgtctaaacaaaaCTTTTCATCCTTATCTGATTCTTTAGTCAGACAACCCTCTAG ATGTTTAATTCTGCGAACAAATGGGGAGCTTTCGTTGCTTGATTTGGATGAAGGGCGTGAGAGAGAGCTGACAGATTCAGTAGAACTGTTTTGGGTTACTTGTGGGCAATCTGAAGAGAAAGCAAATCTGATTGAGGAAGTGTCATGGTTGGATTATGGCCATCGCGGGATGCAG GTTTGGTATCCGTCTCCTGGTGTCGATCCGTTTAAGCAGGAAGATTTCTTGCAG TTGGATCCAGAATTGGAATTTGATCGTGAGGTTTATCCTCTGGGCCTTCTTCCAAATGCTGGGGTTGTTGTGGGTGTTTCCCAAAGAATGTCATTTTCAGCGTGCACAGAGTTTCCTTGTTTCGAGCCTACCCCCCAGGCTCAAACTATATTGCATTGCTTACTGCGCCACCTTCTTCAG AGGAAGAAAAGTGAGGAAGCTTTACGGTTAGCTCGTTTATCTGCAGAAAAGCCTCACTTTTCACACTGCTTGGAGTGGCTCCTTTTTACTGTTTTTGATGCTGAAATATCCAG GCAAAGTTCAAGCAAAAACCAGGCAATTCCCAAAAGTACTACCGCCTTCTCTCTTCTGGAGAAGACCTGTGATTTGATCCGAAATTTTCCTGAATATCATGATGTAGTTGTAAGTGTTGCCAGAAAAACTGATGGGCGACACTGGGCAGATTTGTTTGCTGCCGCTGGAAGATCAACAGA GTTGTTCGAGGAGTGCTTTCAGCGGAGATGGTATAGGACTGCAGCATGCTATATACTG GTGATTGCTAAGCTTGAAGGTCCTGCAGTCAGTCAGTACTGTGCCCTGCGCTTACTACAG GCTACACTTGATGAATCTTTATATGAACTTGCGGGAGAGCTG GTGAGGTTCTTGCTGAGATCTGGAAGGGAATATGAGAATCAGAATATGGATTCCGACAAATTATCTCCAAGATTCTTGGGCTATTTTCTATTCCGGTCTAGTTACAAGAGGCAATCTTTTGATTCTAAAAG TACCTCAGTCAAAGAACAGAGTGCACATGTCGCTTCTGTTAAGAGCATactggaaaaccatgctagctaCTTGATGTCGGGAAAAGAGCTTTCTAAACTTGTTGCATTCGTAAAGGGTACACAATTTGATCTGGTG GAGTATCTTCAACGGGAAAGAAGTGGGTCTGTTCGCCTAGAAAATTTTGCTTCAGGACTTGAACTAATTGGTGAAAAG CTGCAAATGGGTACCCTGCAGAGCCGCTTGGACGCTGAATTTCTGTTGGCGCATATGTGCTCTGTCAAGTTTAAAGAGTGGATAGTCGTCTTGGCTACTCTTTTAAGGCGTTCGGAG GTTCTTTTTGACCTTTTTCGACATGATATGAGGTTATGGAAAGCatatagcatcactcttcag TCACAACCTGCATTTGCTGAATATTATGATTTGCTAAGAGTTTTGGAGGAGCAACTTTCATCCATCCCAAATTTGGAGGACATGTAA
- the LOC113299068 gene encoding RAB6A-GEF complex partner protein 1-like isoform X1 yields the protein MYMAYGWPQVIPLEPGLCPVSQKIVYIKLINRLLLVVAPSHLELWSCSQHKIRLGKYKRDSESVQLEGEYVEAVWSPDTKLIALVTSSFFLHIFKVQFTEKRLQVGGKQPSGLFLANINLVLNEQVPFADKNLAMSNIVCDNKHLLVGLSDGSLQLISWKGEFSGIFELDYRPRDSDDIIQPSQFLENGRSSEGVKRDIAATQVFSNRSAITQLDFSLLLRLLVVLYSDGQLALCSVSKKGLKQIESIKTERWLDSGDAVCVSVASDQQILAVGSKRGLVELYDLAESASLLRTVSLYDWGYSMEDTGSVSCIEWAPDNSAFAVGWKLRGLTVWSLSGCRLMCTIRQIGLSSASSPMVKPNQDFKYEPLMSGTSVMQWDEYGYRLYAIEEGSMERILSFSFGKCCLNRGVSGTTHIRQVIYSEDRLLVVQSEDTDELKILHLSLPVSYISQNWPVLHVAASKDGMYLAVAGQHGLILYDIRYKKWRVFGDITQEQKIQSKGLLWLGKIVVICNYVSSSNMYELLFYPRYHLDQSSLLCRKTLLGKPIVMDVFEDYILVTYRPFDVHIFYVKIMGELSPSNTPILQLSTVRELSIMTAKNHPAAMRFIPEQHSSEHSSKQNFSSLSDSLVRQPSRCLILRTNGELSLLDLDEGRERELTDSVELFWVTCGQSEEKANLIEEVSWLDYGHRGMQVWYPSPGVDPFKQEDFLQLDPELEFDREVYPLGLLPNAGVVVGVSQRMSFSACTEFPCFEPTPQAQTILHCLLRHLLQRKKSEEALRLARLSAEKPHFSHCLEWLLFTVFDAEISRQSSSKNQAIPKSTTAFSLLEKTCDLIRNFPEYHDVVVSVARKTDGRHWADLFAAAGRSTELFEECFQRRWYRTAACYILVIAKLEGPAVSQYCALRLLQATLDESLYELAGELVRFLLRSGREYENQNMDSDKLSPRFLGYFLFRSSYKRQSFDSKSSTSVKEQSAHVASVKSILENHASYLMSGKELSKLVAFVKGTQFDLVEYLQRERSGSVRLENFASGLELIGEKLQMGTLQSRLDAEFLLAHMCSVKFKEWIVVLATLLRRSEVLFDLFRHDMRLWKAYSITLQSQPAFAEYYDLLRVLEEQLSSIPNLEDM from the exons ATGTATATGGCATACGGATGGCCTCAAGTCATCCCTCTTGAACCTGGACTATGTCCTGTTTCACAGAAGATCGTTTACATCAAACTTATCAATCGTCTCTTACTTGTTGTTGCTCCTTCTCATTTAGAGCTCTGGAGCTGTTCCCAG CATAAGATCAGACTAGGAAAGTACAAGAGAGATTCGGAATCAGTACAACTTGAAGGAGAGTATGTAGAGGCTGTTTGGAGTCCGGATACCAAATTGATTGCACTAGTG ACGTCTTCATTCTTCCTCCATATTTTTAAGGTTCAGTTTACTGAAAAGAGACTACAGGTTGGGGGGAAGCAACCTTCTGGGCTGTTTCTTGCAAATATTAATCTGGTTCTTAATGAGCAAGTTCCCTTTGCAGATAAGAATTTAGCAAT GAGCAATATTGTGTGTGACAACAAACATCTTCTTGTTGGACTTTCAGATGGATCCTTACAACTTATATCCTGGAAAGGGGAG TTCTCTGGGATCTTTGAACTTGATTATCGCCcacgtgatagtgatgatatcATTCAACCGTCCCAATTTTTAGAGAATGGGCGATCTTCAGAAGGGGTTAAAAGAGACATAGCAGCTACCCAGGTTTTCAGCAACCGTTCTGCTATTACGCAGCTGGATTTCTCTTTGCTACTGAggcttctagttgtattatattcTGATGGACAACTTGCACTATGTTCAGTTAGTAAGAAAGGTTTGAAGCAAATTGAGTCTATTAAAACTGAAAGATGGTTGGATTCAGGAGATGCTGTGTGTGTTTCAGTAGCCTCAGACCAACAAATCCTTGCAGTTGGCAGCAAAAGAGGGCTTGTTGAGTTATATGACTTGGCAGAGTCTGCTTCTCTGCTTCGAACTGTGTCTTTGTATGACTGGGG GTATTCCATGGAAGACACTGGTTCAGTCAGTTGTATAGAATGGGCACCTGATAATTCTGCTTTTGCAGTTGGCTGGAAGTTGAGAGGACTTACAGTTTGGTCCCTTTCTGGTTGCCGTTTGATGTGTACAATTCGACAAATTGGTTTATCCTCTGCCTCTTCGCCAATGGTGAAACCAAACCAagattttaaatatgaacctCTTATGAGTGGGACCTCAGTTATGCAGTGGGATGAATACGGTTACAGGCTTTATGCTATTGAGGAAGGGTCTATGGAGAGgattctttccttttcttttggaaaatGTTGTCTCAATAGAGGGGTTTCGGGCACAACACATATTCGTCAAGTGATTTACAGCGAAGACAGGTTGCTTGTTGTGCAGTCTGAAGATACTGATGAACTCAAGATACTCCATCTTAGCCTTCCT GTATCTTATATCTCTCAAAATTGGCCGGTTCTACATGTGGCTGCTAGCAAGGATGGAATGTACTTAGCAGTTGCTGGTCAACATGGGCTTATACTATATGATATACGCTACAAAAAATGGCGTGTGTTTGGAGATATTACCCAAGAGCAAAAGATCCAGAGTAAAGGCTTGTTGTGGTTGGGTAAAATTGTTGTTATCTGCAACTATGTCAGCTCCTCTAACAT GTATGAGTTGTTGTTTTATCCAAGATATCATCTTGATCAGAGTTCTCTACTTTGTCGGAAAACATTGCTCGGCAAGCCAATTGTTATGGACGTGTTTGAAGATTACATACTCGTTACATATCGGCCATTTGATGTTCATATATTTTACGTGAAAATCATGGGGGAACTTTCACCATCTAATACTCCAATTTTACAG CTTTCTACAGTACGAGAGCTATCGATCATGACTGCAAAGAACCATCCTGCAGCTATGCGTTTCATTCCTGAGCAGCATTCAAgtgaacattcgtctaaacaaaaCTTTTCATCCTTATCTGATTCTTTAGTCAGACAACCCTCTAG ATGTTTAATTCTGCGAACAAATGGGGAGCTTTCGTTGCTTGATTTGGATGAAGGGCGTGAGAGAGAGCTGACAGATTCAGTAGAACTGTTTTGGGTTACTTGTGGGCAATCTGAAGAGAAAGCAAATCTGATTGAGGAAGTGTCATGGTTGGATTATGGCCATCGCGGGATGCAG GTTTGGTATCCGTCTCCTGGTGTCGATCCGTTTAAGCAGGAAGATTTCTTGCAG TTGGATCCAGAATTGGAATTTGATCGTGAGGTTTATCCTCTGGGCCTTCTTCCAAATGCTGGGGTTGTTGTGGGTGTTTCCCAAAGAATGTCATTTTCAGCGTGCACAGAGTTTCCTTGTTTCGAGCCTACCCCCCAGGCTCAAACTATATTGCATTGCTTACTGCGCCACCTTCTTCAG AGGAAGAAAAGTGAGGAAGCTTTACGGTTAGCTCGTTTATCTGCAGAAAAGCCTCACTTTTCACACTGCTTGGAGTGGCTCCTTTTTACTGTTTTTGATGCTGAAATATCCAG GCAAAGTTCAAGCAAAAACCAGGCAATTCCCAAAAGTACTACCGCCTTCTCTCTTCTGGAGAAGACCTGTGATTTGATCCGAAATTTTCCTGAATATCATGATGTAGTTGTAAGTGTTGCCAGAAAAACTGATGGGCGACACTGGGCAGATTTGTTTGCTGCCGCTGGAAGATCAACAGA GTTGTTCGAGGAGTGCTTTCAGCGGAGATGGTATAGGACTGCAGCATGCTATATACTG GTGATTGCTAAGCTTGAAGGTCCTGCAGTCAGTCAGTACTGTGCCCTGCGCTTACTACAG GCTACACTTGATGAATCTTTATATGAACTTGCGGGAGAGCTG GTGAGGTTCTTGCTGAGATCTGGAAGGGAATATGAGAATCAGAATATGGATTCCGACAAATTATCTCCAAGATTCTTGGGCTATTTTCTATTCCGGTCTAGTTACAAGAGGCAATCTTTTGATTCTAAAAG CAGTACCTCAGTCAAAGAACAGAGTGCACATGTCGCTTCTGTTAAGAGCATactggaaaaccatgctagctaCTTGATGTCGGGAAAAGAGCTTTCTAAACTTGTTGCATTCGTAAAGGGTACACAATTTGATCTGGTG GAGTATCTTCAACGGGAAAGAAGTGGGTCTGTTCGCCTAGAAAATTTTGCTTCAGGACTTGAACTAATTGGTGAAAAG CTGCAAATGGGTACCCTGCAGAGCCGCTTGGACGCTGAATTTCTGTTGGCGCATATGTGCTCTGTCAAGTTTAAAGAGTGGATAGTCGTCTTGGCTACTCTTTTAAGGCGTTCGGAG GTTCTTTTTGACCTTTTTCGACATGATATGAGGTTATGGAAAGCatatagcatcactcttcag TCACAACCTGCATTTGCTGAATATTATGATTTGCTAAGAGTTTTGGAGGAGCAACTTTCATCCATCCCAAATTTGGAGGACATGTAA